tAATACAAATAGTGACAATgcaaatcaaaatgtacatcTGAAAATGTTTCACTTCGATGAATGAATATCCGTAGCAAAGGTATGCATTTATGTAGACTTGAAAATAGGTAATCATGCATGTTTCTTTAAATCTTACAGTGGATATTAAATACTTGGAACATTAAAGATGGATTTATCAAAGTAGTCAGCATAATGACTAAATCATAAAAATCATAGCGACAGGAAGAATGAAAATGTAACAAAGTTCACAACCAATGAGGGACTAAAAAGGTCTGATGATGATTTGTCTGTTTATCACAGTCAGCAGCCAAGATTTTGTCTATTCTCTACAGCCGAATCCTGAAGGAACTgtaaagaagaaattaaaatacCAAGCATTATATAGACCTGTAGATCATAAGAGTACTGAATGGTTATGTAATTTATGTGCATGTATGATTTGCATCAATAGTAAAGTTCACATTGGAATTTAGGAAAATCAGATATTCACGACATCTTCCAGCAGACAATGGAGGAAAATCAGATATTCACGACATCTTCCAGCAGACAATGCTTACTTGATGAAGTCTGGGGCCTTAGAAATGACATGTTCAAATTCTGCAAACGAGAGGGAATCATCATCATCCAGATCAGCCTCCTCCAAAATCTGaaataagaaaattaatatTCGTGACACTCCAGAGTAGAAAAATAATGTAAAGtgtcaacattgaaaaataatataaagtgtcaacattgaaaaataatataaagtgtcaacattgaaaaataatataacgTGTCAACATTGCTCCAAATAAGAAATTATAGATATAACCTGAACATGAGATTTAAAGCAGAGAAAATGTTGTTATTAAAACTGTGACTTGCATTCTGAATGAGTTGTTCCATTTCCTCATCTTTAAGTGACTGATCCCCTGTTAATCTGTTTATCACCTCTTTCAGATCTTTACCACTTATGACATCATCTTCATCAAAATCTATTAATCAAAGGAGTTGTGTTTATTCTTCTATATTCTGTGCTcttgaatttcaaatttgaatttcaaaaatatgttcAGAGACTTGCCATAAATTCTGAAAGCATATTCCACTTTGACATTCTTTGGTGCATTGTCACTGAACACCGACATCATATCTAGGAAATCTTCGAAAGTCATAGCGCCATCTCCTGTTGATGAGAAGACTGTGGTGATTCTGTCATTAAATGGGTTTACCTACAAGAAGATGGTAAAAACTTAAGCACTACAGGTATACAATATTCACATAGGACATTGCAAGTAAAATTTGTCATTAAACTTGACTTTTATGGATATGTAACAATGTAATTAAACCATGATACCCTcatgccaaaaaaaaataatttctacatttttaGGAAGTttgtatttgaaatttattttagtATTTGTTGCTTTCAAAGGCATGTGAAACCCCTGATCAACTATActgtttaaaattttgtttgttctTGTGTATTCTACATGTATTGCCAAGGACATACTGGATAGATCTTGCATGTAATTTGTATGTGACACAATCTTAAAAAGAAAgacttattttaaaatgtaagcATTGGTAATCATTATCAATACTTTACTgtctaaaaaacaaaataactttttcatatttttatttcaacggAGAGCACAAATATAGAccatgcctgttgcccaatcttTTGTTATGTACTGTGCTGGTTTcattataaaaaatattgttggAATAAATGCTTTTTGTACTTGTAATTCGGGAAGACTTAAGATGGTTTCCCTGTGAAGCTTGGCTTTTTTATTTACACCGACTGCCTCTGGATTTAGTGTCTGGAATCTCTTGAACACACTACAATTGAAGTACATGCAATATATCATTAgcatatcttcattttttaatttgttcCATGTGTAAAAAGAATTACTTGTCATTAACTGGTTTTATTTTCCATTTCCTTTTTTTTCTAAAGTATAAAAGTATCAAgtcatttttaatgatttttacataCTGCAATATCTCTTTCTTTGTAAAGTATGTCAGCTCCTGTAAACAGTGACAAAAATACATCACAGAATCATGTGTATAATTACAGTATACATATTTACTTtagcaaaatttatatttagaaCAATCAATGCAGTTACACTATCTGCATAATTATGAATTATCACTATGTTACACATTCATGCCTTAGTCCAATCATAAATCACACTTTTTGTTCAGTGCTTAGAACCATTTTGATGAGCACTAGATTTAGCTAGAATATAAAATAATGTTAAATTTATATGTTCCCGAACACTGAATATCTAATTGATACAGTTTTGTGTTGTAATCATAAATATGAGTCtgcatgcacatgcaatttTCTCCTGTGTGTGTATGCGATGGTACACCAGGAAGTGCAAATATGATATAATTAATATGTGTATGAGGGTACTGTCATCAATctatttgatgaaaaagtacAATGAATATGCAGTGTTCATGTTTCAAACTTTTTCATCCTCttgattatcattatttttgtgACAGAGAAAAACTAAAGATCCTGCATTTCAAAAAAAGTTGGGTTTTGCTTGGATAATAAAACTAGTCTGATTGTAGAGTTGTAAATATGACTTCCATTTAGACAATCTAAAGTTTCAAAATCCTAAATACCATAGAGTTAGGAGTGACTGTCTTATTGCAAAATATATTCTTATAGCCCATGGACACATGCCAAACTTTAGGATTAAATCAATAAATGTGAAATTATGCTTTATCGTTATACATGCATATACTTTATACTACTGTATCAAcaaatataatcatatattaaGTAATTCTTTTTCATCACTAAATACATAGCTTAGATTTCAAAATCTATAAATAGTATCTTAAGGTCATGCAAATCATGAAGTTTAATAAAACATAAACATGTCACTCAATAAAATCTGACTAAGATAGAACACGATGAATTGATTAATTACCTGATAATCATTTAGTTCTTGTATATTAAGTAATTCTTTTTCATCACTAAATACATAGCTTAGATTTCAATATCTATAAATAGTATCTTAAGGTCATGCAAATTATGAAGTTTAATAAAACATAAACATGTCACTCAATAAAATCTGACTAAGATAGAACACGATGAATTGATTAATTACCTGATAATCATTTAGTTCTTGTTCAGTAAATACACTTTGTGATCCTCCCATACTATATATCTTAGAATTCCTTTAAGTTCACTAGCTGTGACTGTGTCAGATTGAGATATGTCTTTGTTATGTATTTTGCTTCCTGTCTCGATCTGTGTATATTGCGGAATTCGAAcccgataaaa
This genomic window from Ostrea edulis chromosome 4, xbOstEdul1.1, whole genome shotgun sequence contains:
- the LOC125671694 gene encoding calcium and integrin-binding protein 1-like, with the translated sequence MGGSQSVFTEQELNDYQELTYFTKKEILHVFKRFQTLNPEAVGVNKKAKLHRETILSLPELQVNPFNDRITTVFSSTGDGAMTFEDFLDMMSVFSDNAPKNVKVEYAFRIYDFDEDDVISGKDLKEVINRLTGDQSLKDEEMEQLIQNILEEADLDDDDSLSFAEFEHVISKAPDFINSFRIRL